A window of Calditrichota bacterium genomic DNA:
TGCCGAGCGAATCGGCCAGTTCCGCCTCGTCCGGCGGCATCATACCAATTTGAATGGCCTGCGGTGCGGTGGTCGTTTTCTGAATGGCCGGAAGCACGGTCTTTCTGAGGGCAAAAAGTCCCGTCAGGCGATGGGACACGTCATCCCGCGGGTGACCCAAAATGTCCGTCACACGATTTTCCCGAACGGCTGCACCCCACCCATTTCGGGGATCTTCTCCGTTCAACGACTGCACCAGTACAGCCGCGGGAGTGTTTTCCGCTTCAAATTTTTTCAGCAGAATTTTCACATCGTCACCGGAGAACAGAACGTCGCCGTACACCACCAGCAGTTCGTCGTCCGGCAGAGATTCCCACAGTTTCGCCACCACCGGCGCCGTGCCCGGAAGCGAAAGCATTTCCCGGTGCACGTGGTCTTCTCCCACCACCAGCGCCTGAATCTGGTCTGCTTTGTAATCGGCTGCGACCACCACCTTTCCAATTCCTGCCTCGCGCAGCAATCGCAGCGCCCGGGTCAAGATCGGGACGTTGGCAATCGGAAGAGCCGCTTTGTTCCGCGTAAGACCGTACGGCCAGAGCTTGCTTCCCCTGCCGCCGGTTAAAATGAGGGCTGTTTTCATGATTGAGTTTCCTCTTTTAAAGAAACGGCGGACACACTCAACCGCAGGTACTTCCCGATTTGCATCCCCACACCGGTAATCAGCGCACCGAACAGCAGCGGAATGAGGTACAGAATCCAGGCCAGGCCGTGGGGAATCTCAAAAATTCCGGCGGCAATTCGGGTAACACCTTCTCCCCGACTGAGAGTCCAGATCAGCGGGAGAAGCCAGGCGACACCCCCTACAATCACTCCAAAAGAGAAAAAGCGTTCTATTTTGTAGAAAATCAGACCGAGTAAAATAGCGGTAACAAATGTTGCCGGCCAGGAGAAAAAGGCCAGTACCGCCCACTGAATCAGCACAAGAAGTCCAAGCAAAAGCGTCCGTTTCATGGCTATCCTCATTTTTTGGGTTCAAGTGTAAACGTAGCCACCACTTTTTTCGCCCCAAGCTTTTGCGGATCGGTGTCGTGGTGAAGTTCAAAATATTTCGCGTAGCGCCAATTTTTTACGCCGGTGGTGTAGTACCGGCTGGTCGGATTGCCGCTCTGTCCGCCCGGGTACACCCCGTAGGCGCGAATCGGCTGGCTCAGTTCCACCACCATTCGCCAACTGGCCCCGCCGTGAGCAATTTGTCCGCCCGCCGGCCGCAGGGTAAACCCGCTGCCGTCAATGGGGAAAGGCTTCAGTCCCAGCGCCGGAATGCGCAGCATGTGGCGAATTTCAAATTTGTGATGCTTGCCGTACACCCAGTTTTTCGGATTGGACCCGTAGGCCTTTTTGAAATGCCGGATCGTTTCCCGGGCCGCCAGCAAAATGATGTCATCGCGGGTTTCGCGTGCGGGCGTGAGCACATCATCAAACCAGGGGGACTTCGGTTTTTTCAGTGTGAGCTGTTCCACCACTTCCCATTCGGGGCCCCAGAGATTCCCCTTCCCGGATTTTTTGAATTCATCCTGAAAAATCAGGTCTTTGTACCGGCTTTTCATAAAATTCCACAGCGCGGGAGCCACGGCTGTGGAATCCATCCGAAAATCCCATCCGCTAAAGGCATCGGCCAAAATTTTGTAAGCCGAATCCTGCAGGGCGTGCTTTTTCAGCACGGTGAGAAAAACCGGAACAAACCGCGCCGCCGCAAAGGACCCAACGTCGTTTTGAAAGGCCTGCATGTCCGCTGCGGTGATGGAATCGTGCGTACTCAGGAGTTGGTGAATGCGCCGCGAGCGGTAGCCGGGATCCCAGTGAAAACCCATGTAGTAGGGATAGTCGTAGGACACCGGGCGCTGATTCGCAGATGAAATAAAATGCTGGGCTGGATTTTTGGTGTGCGGAATGGCTTCAAACGGGATAAAGCGCCCCCACTCGAAGGCATCAGAGGACCCGTCCACCGGGACGCGGCCGTCACCGTTGTTGCGGATGGGGTAGAGTCCGCCGCACCACATGGCGATGGTACCGTCCACATCGGCGTAGACTACATTCTGCGCCGGGACGTGAAAATAGCGCATGGCCGTCACGAAGTCGGCATAATTCTTCGCGTGGTTCAGCCGGTACACGGAGGCCACTTCCAACGTGGGCTGGTGCCCCGTCCATTTCAGGGCCAGAGCCACACTGTCCCTTTCCACAATCGGCCCGTGCACCGTCCAGCGTGTAACCATCGGTACATCCGGGCCATCTTTCACTTTGATGATTGAGGGAATCTTCTCCACCGGCTTCCACGCCCCGTTGTACCAGTAGAAATCGTGGGATGCGTCCTTGAATTTCAAGCGGAAAAAGTCGGTTACATCGGACTGCTCATTGGTGAGTCCCCAGGCAATGTGGTCGTTGAAGCCGATGATCACCCCGGGAACGCCCTGCAAACTGACTCCGTACACGTTCATCCCGGGCGTCACCATGTGGATTTCGTACCAGACGGAGGGAAGCCAGATGCCCAGGTGCGGGTCGTTGGCCAGAATGGGGTGCCCCGTGGCCGATTTCGTACCGTCAATCACCCAGTTGTTGCTGCCGCGCCCAACTTGCGGGGTTCCAAACAGATGGGGGTTGCTTTCCGCCCACCAGTTCAGAAAGGTTTCGCTGGCCGTCAGGGGCGTAGGTGAAAAACCAATGGTTTTTTTCACACCGTGGGGAAACAATTTTCGGTAGACATCCAGCGGCATACCGTATTTTTCCGGAATAATGGGCACCACGTAGGGCAGGCGATCCGGGTGGAGTTCCCGCGCCTTTTTGGCGCCCAGAAATTTCACCAGCTCCTCGTATTTGAGATCTTCGTCGCTGCCGCTCAAATCCCAGCCCATGTAGCGCAAAAACATCAGGGATTTTACCGCCGTCCAATGGTACGGGCGAAAATTCAGCAGTTTGAACTCCAGCGGCCAGTCCGCCGGCTTCAGGGGATCGATGTACGCATTTACGCCGGCCACGTACGCTTGAAGGGCCGCGTAGGTTTGGGGGTGATCGCGTTTCAGAAGCGCCAGAGCCTTTACGGACGGTGTCTTCAAGTCCAGTTGCCGCATGAAGCGATCGGTCGGAAGCGCCTGTTTGCCCACCACTTCAGACAGGCGCCCGGACACCAGCAAATCCTGAAAAATCAGGCGGAACAGCCGTTCCCGGGCATGCAGGTACCCCTGGGCAAAATAGGCATCGGCATCGGTTTGGGCGTAGATATGCGGTACGGCGCGCTCGTCAAACAGAATAGTGACAGTTTTTTGCACTCCCTGAAGGTGCAGCGTCTTTTGCGCGGGAAGCACAGCCTCGGCCTGTGTCTTCCAAAAACCGGACACCGGGTTGAAAAACCGGCCCAGCGGCGGCAGCGGGCCAATCGGAACGTCCAGCACCACAAATACCAACACCCCGATTACCAGCCAGAAAAAGAGTTTGAGTCGATTAGAGGTCATGGGTTCATCCTCGTTTATTATTTTTATTCCGTGTCTTGTGTGTTTTCACTTCAAAATGTACAAAACATTTTCTTTTTTTCAAATACCCATTTTTCAGGATAACGCCCGCAGGCGGGCGACCATTTGCACCAAATTCGCCATGCACATCCGGGAGGCCTGTTCAGCTTGTTCCGAAAAGGCAGATCCTCCCGGCTGATTGAGAAGATCATCATCCAGAGGAACATCCCGCCAGTGGGTTTCCAGAGAAAGCACGCCGGTGTACCCGTCGGCCTGAAGCGCCTGCAACTGGCCGGGCCAGTCGATCGCCCCTTTTCCCAATTCGGCAGCAGTAGGCTCACCGGTCCGGGGATCTACCACAGCATCTTTCACGTGGACGTGCACCACAAAGGGTTTCACGGCGGTGTAGCCCGCCACAGCAGATTCCTGCCCGCGCGTCCGGTAAAAGGCGTTTTGCGGATCCCAGATGGCCCGCACCTTTTCGTGATTGACCCGTTTTAGGAACCGGGCCAGTTCTTCACCGGAGCCCACAAATGTGCTGTCTTCATTTTCCACCCCGAGGGGAATACCTTCTTCTTCGGCCACACGAGCTGCGGGAAGGAATTTTTCTACCACCGCTTCGAGATCCCCCGAAACCGATTCCCGCCAGAAAGTGAACACACGAATGACGCTGGAACCCCAAATGTGAGCCAGCTCACTGACGTGTTTCAGATGGTCCAGATGCCGGAGGATGTCCTGTTTCGAATCAAACCGGCACTTGAATACCGGAGAGGCCACAGAGTGGACGTACAAACCGTTGTCCGAGAAAACGTCTTTGAGCTGTTTGGCCTGTGCAACGGTTAGTTTTTCAACCGGTACATTTTGGATGGAGCGCATTTCGAGAGCAGGCGCATTAAAATCTTTGGCAAACCGCACCACGCGCGACACGTCCTGAGAGACTTCATCCGTAATAAATCCCAATTTAAACATGAGCAGCCTCCCAGATTTTTGGGTCCACAGCAACAGGGTGATTTTCCTTTACAGCACGGTAAATGGTTTTAATCACTTTCAGCACCTTGATGCCTTCCTCGCCATTCACAGCAGGCTCCCGGTCGTGGAACACGGCGTCGGCCATATCCTCAATTTGTCGCCGGTGGTTTTCCACCCACTCTTCTTTTTGGTCCCGCTCGAACCCGAATTCGGCCCGGCGGTCCACCGGCCGACCGTCTTTCCCGCGGGTAACAAATTTGGTCACGCGGTTGTTCTCCAGAATAATTGTTCCCTCAAAACTGTGGAGCTCTAACCGGTTGGCGCCTCCACCGAAAGTGTTGGTCGCGGATTCCACCACGCCCAGCGCGCCGCTCCGGTACCGCAGCGTGGCTACCAGGGTATCTTCCACCTCAATCGGGTGCACCTGTCGGGCGGCAAAACCCGCCACCTCTGCCACCGGACCGGCCATCCACAAGAGCATGTCAAAATAGTGAATACCCTGAATCATGATTGGCCCTCCGCCGTCCGTTGCCCAGGTACCGCGCCAGTCGGCCTGGGCGTAATAGGCCGGTGCCCGAAAATCCTTGAGATGCGCATCGGCCATGGTGAGGTGACCCAGCACCTCTTCTGCCAAAAGCCGCTTCACCTTCTGAACAGGCGGATCAAACCGATTCTGAAAAATGACGCCCAATTTCACGCCTTCTTCCCGGCACACGCGGATCATTTCTTCGGCCGGAGCCACCTCCGTGGCCATGGGCTTTTCGGTGAGCACGTGTTTTCCGGCGCGAGCGGCTGCCAGTGTGGCATCGTAATGGAATTTGGAAGGCGTGCACACGGAAACCACTTGCACGTCCTTTCGGTCCAGAAAGGCGTCCAGATCGGAATAGGCCGGAACGTTGAGCGTTTGACCAAACGTTTGCGCCTTTTCAGGAAAAATGTCGTACACCGCTTTGAGTTCTGCATTTTTAGCCCGATGGATGGCTTCTGCGTGGGACCGGGCAATGTCCCCGCAGCCGATGATGCCAAAGCCGATAGTCTGTTTGGTCATTTCATTTTCCCAAATTTAATCCAAAAACTCAGTTTGTCAACCAGGTTTTTCCGCACCAGCCGATCATCGCCGTGGGAGCTTTTCCCCAATCCTTTCCCGACCACTCCGTGTGCAGCACCCCCAGCATATTCGGATTGTACATCCCGTAACGGGTCAGTACCCGCTCCCATTCCTGATGGTTGGTCAGATGTTCCCAGGGACACACCACCACCCGAAAGCCGCGTTCTAAAAAGAAGGCCGTCCCGCGGTGCATTAAGTCCAGCTCGCCCGGGGTGTTCACATCGTAAAACCAGTGGTCCATAACCAGGTTGCGCGTCAGGAAATCGGCCGTGTGTTCCAGGTGCCGGACCACGGCATTGTGGTAAGGATTCACCGAATCGGCCCAGAGACGCACGACAATGGTGGGATCGATGTCGTGAATGGTCCGGTAGGCCTTGTTCAATTGCTCGGCAAACAGGCGATAGCCCGGCTCCTCGCGATTCAAACACCGGCTGTCCGATTTCACCAGTCCTACTTCATCGTGTCCGATGTGAATGGTGTGCGGGTGCAAAAGCCGAATCACGTCCTGAACCGCCTCCGCGTGCCTTTTGTAGGTCATGGGTTCCGAGGGACACGGTTTGTGGTAGCGATCCTCCCGGGGATCAAAAATGTCCCCCGTAAAAAAGAGGGTGTCTCCATCAGCCAGACCTGACGGCGGCAGCAACCGAAATGTGGGCGGATCGGTGGTTACGATCTGGTACTCTTTTCCCTCAGTAAAAACCCGGCGCTCCGGCTGACCCGTTCGGGCTGAAGCCAGCACCGGACGCGAATCCGGCAAATTGAGCAGGTGTTTTACCCCCATCCGAGCCATTCCATTTTGAACAATTAGCGGTTCATCCTGTAAAAACACCGCCTCATTCCAGTCCTCTGAACCGGGCAGCGGCACGTACGGCACCGGCTCCACGTGAAACTGGCGCAAAAATGCGTAGTAGGCCTGAACCCGTGCCCGCTCTTCCGGATCGTCCAGGTGATAATAATTAAACGACGGCAACACCAACTGATTATATTTCAGATTCACGAATTGCAGCAGGTGGGCTTTGGCCTGCTCGTCCAGCGGGCCGCGGGTGTAAATGTAGCCGGAACGTAGCGGAAAGGCCGGCCAATCGGAAAGCATCACCGGCGGCAAACTCGCCCACCGGTCTGCCAGTTGCCAGAGCGTGACCAGTCCGTCGTGAAGGCCCTGTTCCGAAGCCGCAATCAGCACAATCCGATCCGCCGAAATGCGAATCCGGTAGGCTTCGGTATTGGCGAACGTTGCGGGTACCGCTACTCCCTCCAGCACCAATTTGTCCGCCTGCTTGCGGGTTGCCAGAATCAGGCGTTTTTTTGATACGAAATTTTCTCCTTTTTCAAGACGCGTTCCCCACTTTTCCGAAAGTGTTTCCACGAGCCGATCCACATCGGCCTGACAACTGCCATCCGAATAATCCACCAGCGCAATTTGTCCCTCCCAATCAAAAGAGGCCCCACTTTGGGCGTTAATTTCTTTTACAGGCGGGAAAAGATGATCGTACACACAGGAATCGGTTTGAACACTGGCCTCCCAGAGCCGATAGCGGTGCACCACATCGGCCAGACGGTCGCGCCGGAATGCCGGGACGTTGCCCTCCCGGAGCTCGGTTTTCAGCTGGGAAATCAGGCAGTCCTGAATCTGCCGGTGAGCCCAACCCTCAAAATAAGAGGAATCGGCGTTCGGAACGGTTTGAAATTCCTGCCAGATGGCCTGAATGGATTCCGGTTCCGGATCTGTGAGCCAGGCGGTTTCTTCTGCTGTGCGGCCGTCGTCCAGAAAAATCCGGCAGGTCACGAGATGGCCTCCCGGCGTCAGGCGGGGATCGGTCTTTGAAAGGAACACCGCGGAACCCAGCAGGGTGTGGATGGTTACCTCCGGCGTGTGGTTATCCGGAGCCAAAACGGTGAGCGTGCAGGGTTTTTCTTCCGGGAGCAGTTCCACGCGGTATTTCCGTCCTGCAAAAATCGACCAGCCTTCGGGAATTTTTGTAATGGTCGGCCGAATAATGTACGGCAACTGCCGAAGGATTTCATTTTGGGCATCTTCAATATTATCCAACCGAAAAATGAATCCCCAGCGTCCAAATCCTTCTGAAATTTTCAACAGGAAGAGATTGTCCCCCGCTTTCAGATGAACCGGCACGAAATCCCGGTCGGGCGTATCCGTACCCGGGGTGTTGTGGTCCAGAATGAGCTCACCGTTCAACCAGACGCGAATACCGTCGTTGGAGGAGATTTTGGCCATTACATCCCGTTCGTCAGGAACGCGCACGATGGCAGCGGCGTAGGCCACGGAGCTATCCGGTGGATTCATAATTGGGTCCAGTACGACCTCCGGAAAGTAAGAACGCACCCGGCGCCAGGTCACGATTCGCCCATCCGGCCGACGAACCTGCATGCCTTCATGCGGCACAATTTTTTCCTCGCCGCCATAATCCTTCAAGTAATCCCGGTAAAACCCCAGCGACGTAGAATCGTGGCGGTAGCCGGTCACACCGGGTGGCAGAGGGTTGGGAAACGGACCGCACACCAGCCATTCCCGGAAAAAGTCACCGGGAGGTGTTTTTTCATAGACCGGGATCCCGTTTTCGGTCGTTTCCTGGGCCGAAAGCCATCCGGACCCGACCCACAAAAACAGAAAAAAGAAAAAAAAGAATCGGCGAACCATGCCACCTCCTGCGTTACTTTATCCCAAACAGGTGCAATTCAATCGATTGCCTGAAAGGGCTTATTCGAAACAGTGAAAGAATTTTTGCGTTCACATCGTTTCAGAAAAAATAAATTCCTTTTTGATATCCTTAAAACGGATGTTTTTCTTG
This region includes:
- a CDS encoding penicillin acylase family protein produces the protein MTSNRLKLFFWLVIGVLVFVVLDVPIGPLPPLGRFFNPVSGFWKTQAEAVLPAQKTLHLQGVQKTVTILFDERAVPHIYAQTDADAYFAQGYLHARERLFRLIFQDLLVSGRLSEVVGKQALPTDRFMRQLDLKTPSVKALALLKRDHPQTYAALQAYVAGVNAYIDPLKPADWPLEFKLLNFRPYHWTAVKSLMFLRYMGWDLSGSDEDLKYEELVKFLGAKKARELHPDRLPYVVPIIPEKYGMPLDVYRKLFPHGVKKTIGFSPTPLTASETFLNWWAESNPHLFGTPQVGRGSNNWVIDGTKSATGHPILANDPHLGIWLPSVWYEIHMVTPGMNVYGVSLQGVPGVIIGFNDHIAWGLTNEQSDVTDFFRLKFKDASHDFYWYNGAWKPVEKIPSIIKVKDGPDVPMVTRWTVHGPIVERDSVALALKWTGHQPTLEVASVYRLNHAKNYADFVTAMRYFHVPAQNVVYADVDGTIAMWCGGLYPIRNNGDGRVPVDGSSDAFEWGRFIPFEAIPHTKNPAQHFISSANQRPVSYDYPYYMGFHWDPGYRSRRIHQLLSTHDSITAADMQAFQNDVGSFAAARFVPVFLTVLKKHALQDSAYKILADAFSGWDFRMDSTAVAPALWNFMKSRYKDLIFQDEFKKSGKGNLWGPEWEVVEQLTLKKPKSPWFDDVLTPARETRDDIILLAARETIRHFKKAYGSNPKNWVYGKHHKFEIRHMLRIPALGLKPFPIDGSGFTLRPAGGQIAHGGASWRMVVELSQPIRAYGVYPGGQSGNPTSRYYTTGVKNWRYAKYFELHHDTDPQKLGAKKVVATFTLEPKK
- a CDS encoding sugar phosphate isomerase/epimerase yields the protein MFKLGFITDEVSQDVSRVVRFAKDFNAPALEMRSIQNVPVEKLTVAQAKQLKDVFSDNGLYVHSVASPVFKCRFDSKQDILRHLDHLKHVSELAHIWGSSVIRVFTFWRESVSGDLEAVVEKFLPAARVAEEEGIPLGVENEDSTFVGSGEELARFLKRVNHEKVRAIWDPQNAFYRTRGQESAVAGYTAVKPFVVHVHVKDAVVDPRTGEPTAAELGKGAIDWPGQLQALQADGYTGVLSLETHWRDVPLDDDLLNQPGGSAFSEQAEQASRMCMANLVQMVARLRALS
- a CDS encoding Gfo/Idh/MocA family oxidoreductase, translating into MTKQTIGFGIIGCGDIARSHAEAIHRAKNAELKAVYDIFPEKAQTFGQTLNVPAYSDLDAFLDRKDVQVVSVCTPSKFHYDATLAAARAGKHVLTEKPMATEVAPAEEMIRVCREEGVKLGVIFQNRFDPPVQKVKRLLAEEVLGHLTMADAHLKDFRAPAYYAQADWRGTWATDGGGPIMIQGIHYFDMLLWMAGPVAEVAGFAARQVHPIEVEDTLVATLRYRSGALGVVESATNTFGGGANRLELHSFEGTIILENNRVTKFVTRGKDGRPVDRRAEFGFERDQKEEWVENHRRQIEDMADAVFHDREPAVNGEEGIKVLKVIKTIYRAVKENHPVAVDPKIWEAAHV